From the genome of Pseudarthrobacter psychrotolerans, one region includes:
- a CDS encoding nucleotidyl transferase AbiEii/AbiGii toxin family protein encodes MDQSQRIAAKTALDVLAADGFLLAGGQALAEHGISSRPSEDIDLFALHRRHTPATFAASVRKMTAALESVGYTVEITRQYDEFASVTVGRDDDAVVIDLGLDWWENSPAIIDVGPVLSLKDSVASKLLAVYSRGYARDYLDAYSIIASGRFTHKQLITLCQRRDPNVDLPLLATSMARYRTLSTTDYTRYGLPQDELPKLSSTLLDFARTIHRSSASAAESVEPVDLIGPEAPVQESPCNSGSGPDFPWLAAQSR; translated from the coding sequence GTGGACCAATCTCAGCGAATAGCCGCCAAGACCGCCTTGGACGTCCTGGCGGCTGACGGCTTCCTCCTCGCGGGTGGGCAGGCACTGGCAGAACACGGCATCAGCTCACGCCCATCCGAAGACATCGACCTCTTCGCACTGCACCGCCGGCACACGCCGGCCACGTTCGCTGCTTCGGTGCGGAAAATGACTGCAGCGCTCGAATCCGTAGGCTACACGGTCGAGATAACGCGCCAATATGATGAATTCGCCAGCGTCACCGTGGGCCGTGATGATGACGCCGTTGTTATCGACCTTGGCCTGGACTGGTGGGAGAACTCCCCGGCAATTATCGACGTCGGACCGGTACTCTCCCTGAAAGACTCGGTTGCTTCCAAACTGCTCGCGGTCTACTCCCGCGGCTACGCCCGGGACTACCTCGACGCGTACTCGATCATTGCCAGCGGGCGATTCACGCACAAGCAGCTCATCACACTGTGCCAGCGACGGGACCCGAACGTTGACCTGCCGCTACTGGCCACTTCCATGGCCCGCTACCGAACCCTGTCCACCACCGACTACACCAGATATGGGTTGCCTCAGGACGAGCTCCCCAAACTCAGCTCCACCCTCCTGGACTTCGCCAGGACCATACACCGAAGCAGTGCAAGCGCCGCCGAGTCCGTGGAACCCGTTGATCTCATCGGCCCGGAAGCGCCGGTCCAGGAATCGCCCTGTAACTCAGGGTCCGGCCCGGACTTCCCATGGCTGGCGGCTCAAAGCCGATAA
- a CDS encoding helicase-related protein: MAVPGRRTGGTDHSHLQQNVQFPGFPDYAAAGEALSFPGLNGDYTPHHYQRAAVARILNEPAVLLDHVVGAGKTGTMVMAALELRRTGIANKPAIVVPNHLVDQVSREFVDWYPTANVLSVPTGIKSEDRAFWVAAAATGDWDAVVIPQTVFSRIQVDPAKTQDWLDEQISELRQARAEMGGDEKARIKAVERAIKRLEERHARITTGKDVGVTFEETGIDYLFVDEAHHYKNLFRQSDSYELACTGSDRASDLDFKLRSLRETKMQDAVQGGYFREGYLPAVATFATGTPVANSMSEMWVMQHYLRPELLDLAGLQEVNAWANQFTERSTVLRISPAGGGYDQVERINKYINLPELLKITNQFSDVVTVSDITEKLPVLEGKDRQLAKRQPSEAVTEYVKELGERAKNLSGVDPKEDNMPKITNDGRMVALDPRLKHLPADPDGGRPVQVAAQVWEIHQGTKDRAYTLPGGAASDTPGGLQLLFCDRAVPNTNGRFSMYDAISNELVGLGMDRESIAFIHDARTDDARKELFAKCRDGRVNVLIGSTEKMGTGTNIQARAVALHHVDVPWRPADLEQREGRVLRQGNQNDQVSIHSYATAETFDVYMWDMVARKAKFINQLKRGDVQGRTMDDGFGDLELSAGQAAAALSGDPRLEQLASLQMEESRLQSLHRSFTDAQRRSKGELAITQSALAGIVQDLPTITAAAAAYRSTTGDAFRMSVDGTNHPDRIDAGIALQRLVVSTIQPLPTGAGPYQALGAVGGLNVEGRYHRGLELRIGGSDVAKVQLDWDSAIKSDPLGMIRRLENTAAATAAIRDDLIRKQAAHQSAIPSLQETLTRSFDHATELASVQRKITDLINDMGLSQDSEDAEPDIPPVMGETLALFVTDPRKVSASDLRGGDVVTGLHGRGQALFRVESVVRYEKAVVHQLAESDEALEPVDLSPHASVELVSRTQAALTPFERVFLKVPETDAVAVSDRDVKTGERVTLQRPARDPSNGMPAGNTVMVTGTIEVRSTDWVVTDDRGSGTTSTTTNGQVAAALRSYGTASWIQLRPRPRKSVRNKRRLSSR, from the coding sequence CTGGCTGTTCCAGGACGCCGCACGGGCGGAACGGATCACAGCCACCTACAACAGAATGTTCAATTCCCAGGCTTCCCCGACTACGCCGCCGCCGGGGAGGCACTGAGCTTCCCCGGGCTGAACGGCGACTACACCCCGCACCATTATCAGCGGGCAGCTGTGGCGAGGATCCTCAACGAACCCGCCGTCCTGCTCGATCATGTTGTTGGCGCAGGGAAGACCGGCACGATGGTCATGGCAGCCCTGGAGCTGCGACGGACAGGCATCGCGAATAAGCCTGCCATTGTCGTCCCGAACCACCTGGTAGACCAGGTGAGCCGGGAGTTTGTGGACTGGTACCCGACGGCTAACGTGTTGTCGGTACCAACGGGCATCAAATCCGAGGACCGAGCCTTCTGGGTCGCGGCTGCAGCAACCGGTGACTGGGACGCCGTGGTGATCCCCCAAACAGTCTTTTCAAGGATCCAAGTGGACCCTGCGAAAACGCAGGACTGGCTCGACGAGCAAATCAGCGAGCTGAGGCAAGCCAGGGCAGAAATGGGCGGTGACGAGAAGGCGCGGATCAAGGCCGTTGAACGGGCCATTAAACGCCTCGAAGAACGCCATGCGAGGATCACCACGGGCAAGGACGTCGGCGTTACCTTCGAGGAGACGGGCATCGACTACCTTTTTGTGGACGAAGCGCACCACTACAAGAACCTCTTCCGCCAGTCTGATTCCTATGAGTTGGCCTGCACCGGTTCCGACCGGGCCTCTGATCTTGACTTCAAGCTCCGGTCGTTGCGGGAGACAAAGATGCAGGACGCGGTACAAGGCGGGTACTTCCGTGAGGGGTATTTGCCGGCCGTGGCCACCTTCGCTACCGGCACCCCGGTGGCAAACTCGATGTCCGAGATGTGGGTCATGCAGCACTACCTGCGTCCGGAGCTGCTGGACCTCGCCGGGCTCCAGGAGGTCAATGCCTGGGCCAACCAGTTCACGGAGCGTTCCACCGTGCTGCGGATCTCCCCGGCAGGTGGCGGATATGACCAAGTTGAGCGGATCAACAAGTACATCAATCTGCCCGAACTGCTGAAGATCACCAATCAGTTCTCCGACGTCGTGACCGTTTCGGACATCACAGAGAAGCTCCCGGTACTGGAGGGCAAAGACCGCCAGCTCGCCAAACGTCAGCCTTCCGAGGCCGTCACCGAGTACGTCAAAGAGCTGGGGGAGCGGGCAAAGAATCTTTCCGGGGTTGACCCGAAAGAGGACAACATGCCCAAGATCACCAACGACGGGCGCATGGTCGCGCTGGACCCGCGGCTGAAGCATCTGCCTGCAGATCCCGACGGCGGCCGTCCTGTTCAGGTCGCCGCGCAGGTTTGGGAAATACATCAAGGAACCAAGGACCGCGCCTACACACTTCCCGGCGGGGCGGCCTCGGACACTCCCGGTGGCCTGCAGCTGCTGTTCTGCGACAGGGCGGTGCCCAACACGAACGGCCGGTTCAGCATGTACGACGCCATCAGCAACGAGCTCGTAGGACTCGGCATGGACCGGGAATCCATCGCGTTCATCCATGATGCGCGGACCGATGATGCCCGGAAGGAACTCTTCGCGAAATGCCGGGACGGGCGGGTCAACGTGCTCATCGGCTCAACAGAAAAAATGGGCACCGGCACCAACATCCAAGCCCGCGCTGTGGCCCTGCACCACGTGGACGTTCCCTGGCGGCCGGCGGACTTGGAACAACGCGAAGGCCGGGTCCTGCGGCAGGGCAACCAAAACGACCAGGTGAGCATCCACTCCTACGCGACGGCCGAAACCTTCGACGTCTACATGTGGGACATGGTGGCAAGGAAAGCGAAATTCATCAACCAGCTCAAACGTGGAGACGTCCAGGGCAGGACCATGGATGACGGATTCGGAGACCTTGAACTCTCGGCCGGCCAGGCGGCGGCCGCGCTGTCCGGAGATCCCCGTCTCGAGCAGCTGGCAAGCCTGCAGATGGAAGAATCCCGGCTCCAGTCCCTGCACCGGTCCTTTACGGACGCCCAGCGTCGCAGCAAGGGCGAGCTGGCGATCACCCAGTCGGCACTGGCCGGCATCGTCCAGGATCTGCCCACTATTACAGCAGCGGCGGCCGCCTACCGAAGCACCACCGGCGACGCGTTCAGGATGAGCGTCGACGGCACCAACCACCCTGATCGGATTGACGCAGGAATCGCCCTGCAGAGACTGGTCGTCTCCACGATCCAGCCACTGCCGACAGGAGCAGGACCGTACCAGGCCCTTGGCGCGGTGGGAGGCCTGAACGTTGAAGGCCGCTATCACCGGGGCCTGGAACTTCGGATCGGAGGTTCCGACGTCGCGAAGGTCCAACTCGATTGGGATTCAGCGATCAAGTCCGACCCCTTGGGCATGATCCGACGTCTGGAGAACACGGCCGCGGCGACGGCCGCCATTCGTGATGACTTGATCCGCAAACAAGCGGCCCATCAGTCCGCCATACCCTCGCTGCAGGAAACCCTCACGCGGTCCTTCGACCATGCAACCGAGCTCGCGTCGGTGCAGCGGAAGATCACTGACCTCATAAACGACATGGGCCTGAGCCAGGACAGCGAAGACGCCGAACCCGATATTCCTCCGGTGATGGGAGAGACCCTTGCCTTGTTCGTCACGGACCCGCGCAAGGTCTCGGCCAGTGACCTGCGTGGTGGCGACGTGGTAACGGGTTTGCACGGCCGTGGGCAGGCGCTCTTCCGGGTCGAGTCCGTGGTCAGGTACGAAAAGGCTGTCGTGCACCAGCTGGCCGAAAGCGACGAGGCGTTGGAACCGGTGGATCTGAGCCCGCACGCGTCCGTCGAGCTGGTCAGCCGGACCCAGGCAGCGCTAACGCCGTTCGAGCGGGTCTTCCTGAAGGTCCCGGAAACGGACGCCGTGGCAGTCAGCGATCGAGACGTCAAAACGGGGGAGCGAGTCACGTTGCAGCGGCCGGCCCGGGATCCTTCCAACGGCATGCCTGCCGGGAACACGGTCATGGTCACAGGGACCATCGAGGTCCGGTCCACGGACTGGGTTGTCACCGATGACCGGGGGTCAGGCACAACTTCAACTACAACCAATGGTCAGGTGGCAGCGGCTCTCCGGTCCTACGGCACGGCGTCGTGGATCCAGCTGCGGCCGCGGCCGCGCAAGAGCGTAAGGAACAAGAGGCGGCTTTCGTCCAGATAG